One window of the Anopheles cruzii chromosome 2, idAnoCruzAS_RS32_06, whole genome shotgun sequence genome contains the following:
- the LOC128279074 gene encoding acid sphingomyelinase-like phosphodiesterase 3a: MKHNGYPGTLTMDLHRLLKVFPGIALTWVCFLVAVCCVRLTEARIGYFWHITDLHLDTYYTTKGDIFRSCWLTEHHSNTANAKRPGPYGDYMCDSPWSLLESATQAMKSKQGDNVEFVLWTGDGLSHSAKRMHDSKRLDVLRNITELMSRTFPSQFVFPVLGHEDGSANFEQLGDLWRHWLPLEALQTFEKGGYYTIEQTKSRLRIIALNTNYMRHDPKYSQSHSSAVKQRPDGSYHYPAGGHYADHHGIGKHYHGRDGSASSGYLYSDRRSGYGSSSNVPDGGLVGHASALSGSSSHESEKQWEWLEEVLAKSSRNKETVYIVGHIPPGSDERHIGHMMPFGHSSFTEKNNARYLRLVKRYSSIIQGQFFGHLHSDSFRVVYNEVGKPVSWMMIAPSISPRRSGESNNPAMRLYKFDTDTGQVLDYTQYYLDLEQANKLEEAVWQPEYNLTTYYYGLSDVSSVALHNLADRFNNADDAQFMKYYRANSVRHATGTCEGVCLLNHYCAITRLDYRDFQICLETAAKALASKNGAPTGLPRPTTGRLLLAAGPALLILLLTCCAGGLPVDRTPHSTLLVDTLINFISCASSIASAAVLAALAATSKAVAVPLGSALICLLALRPGTSEGVGHSQDHGAAIGSSIALPLSAASDG, translated from the exons GCTACTTCTGGCACATTACGGACTTACATCTGGATACGTACTACACCACCAAGGGCGACATTTTTCGCA GTTGCTGGCTTACCGAACATCACTCGAACACGGCCAACGCCAAACGGCCGGGACCGTACGGGGATTACATGTGCGACAGTCCATGGAGCCTGCTGGAGTCCGCCACGCAAGCCATGAAATCCAAGCAAGGTGATAACGTCGAGTTCGTCCTGTGGACCGG CGATGGGCTGTCACACTCGGCCAAACGGATGCACGACAGCAAACGGCTGGACGTGCTGCGCAACATCACCGAGCTGATGAGCCGCACGTTTCCGTCGCAGTTTGTGTTTCCGGTGCTCGGCCACGAGGATGGTAGTGCGAACTTCGAACAGCTCGGTGACCTCTGGCGCCACTGGTTGCCACTCGAGGCGCTGCAAACGTTCGAGAAAG GTGGTTACTACACAATCGAGCAGACCAAGAGTCGGCTGAGGATCATAGCTTTAAACACCAACTACATGCGGCACGACCCGAAGTACTCGCAGTCGCACTCGTCGGCGGTAAAGCAGCGCCCGGACGGTTCCTACCACTatccggccggtggccactacGCTGACCACCACGGCATCGGCAAGCACTACCACGGCCGCGACGGCAGCGCCTCCTCCGGCTACCTGTACAGCGACCGGCGGAGCGGCTacggcagcagtagcaacgTGCCCGACGGTGGCCTCGTCGGCCACGCCAGTGCATTATCGGGATCAAGCAGCCACGAGTCGGAGAAGCAGTGGGAATGGCTGGAGGAGGTTCTAGCGAAATCGAGTAGAAATAAGGAAACT GTATATATCGTAGGACACATACCACCAGGCTCGGACGAGCGCCACATTGGCCACATGATGCCGTTCGGGCACTCCAGCTTCACCGAGAAGAACAACGCGCGCTACTTGCGGCTCGTCAAGCGCTACTCGTCGATCATCCAGGGACAGTTCTTCGGCCATCTGCATTCAGACTCCTTCCGGGTAGTGTACAATGAAGTGG GAAAACCCGTCTCCTGGATGATGATTGCACCCTCGATAAGTCCCCGGAGAAGCGGCGAGTCCAACAATCCCGCCATGCGACTGTACAAATTCGACACCGATACAGGGCAG GTCTTAGACTACACGCAGTACTACCTAGACTTAGAGCAGGCCAACAAGCTGGAGGAAGCCGTGTGGCAGCCCGAGTACAACCTCACCACCTACTACTACGGGCTGAGCGACGTGTCGTCCGTCGCCCTGCACAACCTGGCCGATCGGTTCAACAACGCGGACGACGCGCAGTTTATGAA GTACTACCGGGCCAACTCGGTGCGCCACGCAACCGGCACCTGCGAGGGGGTCTGCCTGCTCAACCACTACTGTGCCATAACGCGGTTGGACTACCGTGACTTCCAAATCTGTCTGGAGACGGCGGCCAAAGCGCTGGCATCGAAAAACGGTGCCCCGACGGGGTTGCCGCGCCcaacgaccggccggctgctTCTGGCCGCGGGGCCGGCCTTGCTGATCCTGCTGCTGACCTGCTGCGCTGGGGGCCTGCCGGTGGACAGGACCCCGCACAGTACCCTGCTGGTGGACACGCTCATCAACTTCATTTCCTGCGCTTCGTCCATTGCTTCTGCTGCCGTGCTGGCGGCACTGGCAGCCACGTCGAAGGCGGTGGCCGTACCACTCGGGAGTGCCCTCATCTGTCTGCTTGCGCTACGCCCCGGAACCAGCGAAGGCGTAGGCCATTCGCAGGACCACGGTGCGGCCATCG GAAGCTCTATTGCGCTGCCGCTGAGCGCTGCGAGCGATGGTTAA